A single region of the Mercenaria mercenaria strain notata chromosome 6, MADL_Memer_1, whole genome shotgun sequence genome encodes:
- the LOC123548697 gene encoding vacuolar-sorting protein SNF8-like, protein MTTQHEGLSLYITDEISRFFTILGLISIEELKEKLKKSRSKKSQDVSYDDLLRAIKKLKALGNGFTVIPVGGTYMIQSVPGELSMDHTAVIQQAQSSAHVTKSKLTKDLKWEEERANRALVSF, encoded by the exons ATGACAACCCAGCATGAAGGCTTATCACTGTACATAACTGATGAAATATCAAGATTTTTCACCATTTTAGGTTTGATTAGTATAGAAGAATTGAAGGAAAAACTGAAGAAATCAAGAAGCAAGAAAAGTCAAGATGTTAGTTA TGATGACTTGTTAAGAGCTATAAAGAAGCTGAAAGCATTGGGAAATGGTTTTACTGTTATTCCTGTAGGAGGAACTTACATGATCCAGTCTGTCCCTGGAGAACTTAGCATGGATCATACAGCAGTTATACAACAAGCTCAG AGTTCTGCACATGTTACTAAGAGTAAACTCACTAAGGATCTTAAATGGGAAGAAGAGAGGGCAAATAGAGCTTTGGTAAGCTTTTAA